A genomic window from Methanovulcanius yangii includes:
- a CDS encoding YegP family protein, with product MGMPHGKFEIYRDRSGEYRFRLKAANGQTIAIGQGYSSKASCMKGIASIRKNAPDAEVIEIEV from the coding sequence ATGGGAATGCCTCATGGGAAGTTTGAAATCTATCGGGACAGGTCTGGGGAGTATCGATTCAGGTTAAAAGCGGCAAATGGACAGACGATCGCAATTGGGCAGGGGTATTCCTCCAAGGCATCGTGCATGAAGGGGATTGCAAGCATTCGGAAGAATGCGCCGGATGCCGAGGTTATCGAGATCGAAGTTTAA
- a CDS encoding flavin reductase family protein gives MKKIIGTSPVLSPLPLLVIGTYDEDERADMMTAAWGGVCSSSPPSVAFSVRESRYTYENLLQTEEFTINIPSAAYVDEVDYFGIASGRKTDKPKVCGLTVEPAPDVHAPMIAEFPLVVECRMVKTVPLGSHLQVIGEIVQILAEEDVLDENDNPLPERVDPILYDPRGRTYHRVGEEIGQAFNAGKKFQTTVYQI, from the coding sequence ATGAAAAAAATCATAGGTACATCACCCGTTCTCTCCCCTCTGCCACTCCTTGTAATCGGCACATATGATGAGGATGAACGGGCCGATATGATGACGGCCGCCTGGGGAGGGGTCTGCTCTTCATCTCCACCCAGCGTGGCCTTCTCCGTGCGGGAATCGCGCTATACCTACGAGAACCTGCTCCAGACGGAGGAGTTTACGATCAACATCCCCTCCGCTGCGTATGTGGACGAGGTGGACTATTTCGGCATCGCCTCGGGCCGCAAGACGGACAAACCAAAGGTTTGTGGCCTGACCGTGGAACCGGCACCCGACGTGCATGCCCCGATGATTGCGGAGTTCCCGCTCGTCGTCGAGTGCAGAATGGTCAAGACCGTCCCCCTCGGATCCCATCTCCAGGTCATCGGTGAGATCGTACAGATCCTTGCTGAGGAGGATGTCCTCGACGAGAACGACAACCCGCTTCCAGAGCGGGTGGACCCGATACTCTACGACCCGCGGGGAAGGACCTACCACAGAGTCGGGGAGGAGATTGGCCAGGCGTTCAATGCCGGCAAAAAATTCCAGACCACCGTCTACCAGATATAA
- a CDS encoding argininosuccinate synthase: MGKGKVVLAFSGGLDTSICVPLLKEHYGFDEVVTVAVDVGQPATDIEEATRKGELIGDTHYTIDIRERFVEEQLFPSIKANGSYEGYPMGTALARPLIAEEIVAIARKEGANAVAHGCTGKGNDQLRFDFIFRKAGLEIVAPMREMNLTREWEMEYAAEHGIPVPVVKEKPYSIDENCWSRSIEGGRLEDPAFHPPGDIYAWTVSPAEAPDTPEEITIGFAGGVPVSLNGAELSGYELIRTLNEIAGRNGVGRNDMIEDRILGLKAREIYEHPAATVLLAAHADLERLVLTRQELHFKKIVDDKWSELGYMGLVDEPLFWALSAFIDKTQERVTGFVDVILYKGSVTVAGRRSDEALYSDDLVSFESTTIDQNDAVGFSAYYGFQARLYHKK; encoded by the coding sequence ATGGGAAAAGGGAAAGTCGTACTTGCCTTCTCCGGAGGACTGGATACATCCATCTGCGTCCCCCTGCTGAAGGAACACTATGGTTTTGATGAAGTCGTTACGGTGGCTGTGGACGTAGGTCAGCCTGCCACCGATATCGAGGAAGCGACCAGGAAGGGAGAACTGATCGGGGATACCCACTACACCATCGATATCCGGGAACGGTTTGTCGAGGAGCAGCTCTTCCCCTCTATCAAGGCAAATGGGTCCTACGAGGGCTACCCGATGGGGACGGCCCTTGCCCGCCCGCTGATTGCAGAAGAGATCGTCGCAATCGCACGAAAGGAAGGCGCAAATGCAGTAGCCCACGGGTGCACCGGAAAGGGCAACGACCAATTGCGCTTCGATTTCATCTTCCGCAAGGCCGGGCTCGAGATCGTCGCCCCGATGCGCGAGATGAACCTGACCCGTGAGTGGGAGATGGAATACGCAGCCGAGCATGGCATTCCCGTGCCCGTCGTCAAGGAGAAGCCGTACAGCATCGATGAAAACTGCTGGAGCCGTTCCATCGAGGGCGGCCGCCTGGAAGACCCCGCGTTCCACCCTCCGGGCGACATTTATGCCTGGACCGTCTCTCCCGCAGAGGCACCCGACACCCCCGAGGAGATCACCATCGGGTTTGCCGGGGGCGTGCCGGTCTCGCTGAACGGTGCAGAGCTTTCGGGCTACGAACTGATCCGCACGCTCAACGAGATCGCCGGACGAAACGGCGTCGGCAGAAACGACATGATAGAAGACCGCATCCTCGGTCTCAAGGCACGAGAGATCTATGAACACCCCGCAGCAACGGTCCTCCTTGCAGCGCATGCCGACCTTGAACGGCTGGTCCTGACACGCCAGGAACTCCATTTCAAGAAGATCGTCGACGACAAGTGGTCCGAACTGGGGTATATGGGGCTCGTCGACGAACCGCTCTTCTGGGCGCTCTCGGCATTCATCGACAAAACCCAGGAGCGGGTCACCGGGTTCGTGGATGTGATTCTCTACAAGGGCAGTGTCACCGTCGCCGGCAGGCGCTCGGATGAGGCGCTCTACTCCGATGACCTCGTCTCCTTCGAGAGCACGACCATCGACCAGAACGATGCGGTCGGGTTCTCCGCCTACTATGGATTCCAGGCCCGCCTGTATCACAAAAAATAA
- a CDS encoding methanogenesis marker 14 protein has product MCAFFDRFKKPSPNIVESPPPPTVGQGAGLQKPEYRSVPYFIVASVEMGNTTTKCILTGTNLETGRSYVINKSVSMSRDVRLPKEGEEVFGATLVGTPITKESVSELVRDTLIKCHKDAGLSIQDDLDFVVRSTGVVAAMDSPDQIGDFVKALANGCLMAGVPPKKMTPPMSKENLPPKLQKFSFADKVTFCGTVAGVTPPIGSSGVEMVANEMEGELAMAGIKEGAKWTTVDFRNPCLSIDFGTTLDGRITSDVDPKAEYPFARTVGNFCGLAGAIPDAIVRGTGLVQEGKGTALDLFGERSIVGGLSRKKTGRVKEFEDQIHEIVDIRIVPSDRRHFGRVPVMADIAVESGIAMIGCDAGVNFDAERDLNEIGHDIYKNHGKDVLTQVIDHVCARMALRLIDVAAGEGLVPANASIGFTGRAAISGRKPEIILEGVRERGLFDNPDDHILFVDDGLARGAALMGRCMLSLGKPKEPIGGVRGGPCIMARRIKIGK; this is encoded by the coding sequence ATGTGTGCATTTTTTGACAGGTTCAAAAAACCGTCACCAAATATCGTGGAAAGTCCTCCGCCACCGACGGTCGGCCAGGGTGCAGGACTCCAGAAACCCGAATACCGGTCAGTCCCCTATTTCATTGTTGCTTCCGTCGAGATGGGAAATACAACAACAAAATGCATCCTTACCGGCACGAACCTCGAGACCGGCCGGTCGTATGTGATTAACAAGTCCGTCAGCATGAGCCGTGACGTGAGGCTTCCGAAAGAGGGCGAGGAGGTCTTCGGGGCAACCCTCGTCGGGACACCCATCACCAAGGAGTCAGTCTCCGAACTTGTACGGGACACCCTCATCAAATGCCACAAGGACGCAGGCCTCTCCATCCAGGATGATCTGGACTTCGTCGTGCGGTCCACGGGTGTGGTGGCTGCAATGGACTCTCCCGACCAGATCGGTGATTTTGTCAAGGCACTGGCTAACGGCTGTCTCATGGCGGGCGTTCCCCCGAAAAAGATGACGCCTCCCATGTCCAAGGAAAACCTTCCCCCAAAACTCCAGAAATTCAGCTTCGCCGACAAGGTGACCTTCTGCGGAACGGTGGCGGGCGTCACCCCGCCGATCGGCTCCTCCGGCGTCGAGATGGTTGCAAACGAGATGGAAGGCGAACTTGCGATGGCGGGCATAAAGGAAGGAGCGAAGTGGACCACAGTGGATTTCAGGAACCCCTGTCTCTCCATTGATTTCGGAACAACCCTCGACGGGCGGATCACCTCAGACGTCGACCCGAAGGCGGAGTATCCGTTCGCACGGACCGTCGGTAACTTCTGCGGACTGGCAGGCGCCATCCCCGATGCAATTGTCCGGGGTACGGGCCTCGTCCAGGAAGGGAAAGGCACCGCTCTCGACCTCTTCGGCGAGCGGAGCATCGTCGGAGGGCTCTCGAGGAAGAAGACCGGCCGGGTGAAGGAGTTCGAAGACCAGATCCATGAGATCGTCGATATTCGTATCGTCCCCTCGGACCGCCGGCACTTCGGAAGGGTGCCGGTGATGGCCGACATTGCAGTGGAGTCCGGCATCGCGATGATCGGCTGCGACGCCGGGGTCAACTTCGATGCTGAGCGCGATCTGAACGAAATCGGACATGATATCTATAAGAATCACGGAAAAGATGTACTTACACAGGTGATCGACCACGTCTGCGCCCGGATGGCCCTTCGTCTTATCGATGTTGCCGCCGGCGAGGGACTGGTCCCGGCCAACGCATCAATTGGATTTACCGGCCGTGCGGCAATCTCCGGGCGAAAACCCGAGATTATCCTGGAAGGCGTACGTGAGAGGGGTCTGTTCGACAATCCGGACGACCATATCCTCTTCGTCGATGACGGCCTCGCCCGCGGGGCTGCCCTGATGGGCAGATGCATGCTCTCCCTCGGAAAGCCGAAAGAACCCATCGGCGGCGTTCGGGGCGGACCGTGCATCATGGCAAGAAGAATCAAGATAGGCAAATGA
- the argF gene encoding ornithine carbamoyltransferase produces the protein MKKDVISILDLTADEFVQVIDLALLLKDQRARGEDHSLEKRYTLGMIFEKASTRTRISFEVGMFELGGHALFLNPNDMQLGRGEIVEDTAKVLSRYLSAVMIRSKSHATVMELAEHATIPVINGLSDLEHPCQILADVMTMREKFGVLEGLEIAWVGDGNNVCNSLILASALAGYHIRVATPGGVYAPDASVLAKADAIGATYTICATPAEAVTGADVVYTDTWISMGDEAEKEERLRAFAGYCVDEELLALAAGRAIVMHCLPAHRGEEISPAVIDGEKSVVFDQAENRLHAQKALLSLLLER, from the coding sequence ATGAAGAAGGATGTCATCTCTATTTTGGATCTGACGGCGGACGAATTTGTGCAGGTGATCGACCTTGCCCTTCTCCTCAAGGACCAGAGGGCACGGGGCGAAGACCACTCCCTCGAAAAACGCTACACACTCGGCATGATCTTCGAGAAGGCGTCGACCCGAACAAGAATCTCTTTTGAGGTCGGCATGTTCGAACTGGGAGGGCATGCCCTCTTCTTAAACCCGAACGACATGCAGCTCGGGAGGGGGGAGATTGTAGAGGATACCGCAAAGGTCCTCTCACGGTATCTCTCCGCGGTCATGATTCGCTCGAAGAGCCATGCAACCGTTATGGAGCTTGCAGAGCATGCAACGATACCCGTCATCAACGGCCTCTCCGACCTCGAGCATCCCTGCCAGATTCTCGCGGACGTCATGACGATGCGGGAGAAGTTCGGGGTTCTTGAGGGGCTCGAGATCGCATGGGTCGGCGATGGCAACAATGTCTGCAACTCCCTGATCCTCGCATCGGCTCTCGCCGGCTACCACATCCGTGTCGCAACGCCCGGCGGGGTCTATGCTCCTGATGCGTCCGTCCTCGCGAAGGCAGATGCCATCGGAGCCACCTATACCATCTGCGCAACGCCTGCTGAGGCGGTGACGGGCGCCGATGTCGTCTATACCGATACGTGGATATCGATGGGTGACGAGGCGGAGAAGGAAGAGCGGCTCAGGGCGTTTGCGGGCTACTGTGTGGATGAGGAGCTTCTTGCTCTGGCGGCCGGCCGGGCGATTGTCATGCACTGCCTTCCGGCTCACCGGGGCGAGGAGATATCTCCCGCCGTCATCGACGGCGAAAAGAGCGTCGTCTTTGATCAGGCAGAGAACCGGCTGCACGCCCAGAAGGCACTCCTGTCACTGCTGCTCGAACGATAA
- the purD gene encoding phosphoribosylamine--glycine ligase, with product MDMKILVVGGGGREHALTEALSRSSGVTICSVMSRKNPGIAALSEDIFLCSETDIPSVVAFARECGVRYAVVGPEAPLEAGLADALASEGIACVGPARGAARIETDKEFCRNLMKKHDIPGCPAFAAFHDVDAACAYLEESGREFAIKPIGLTGGKGVKIMGEHVDVEGAKEYIREIGGEVVLEERLIGEEFTLMTFVDGEHVVPMPLVQDHKRAYEGDEGPNTGGMGSYSMPDHMLPFVTEDDYAEAVAIMEGVLAAMRTEGLVYKGFLYGQFMVTANGPMVIEFNARFGDPEAMNLLTLLSSDFGVIVRKIAEGTLAAEDVSFLHKASVCKYLVPEGYPGNPQKGERIDVGNYGDAVLYYANVTEENGALYTQTSRTLAFVGLGDTLEEAEEKAERAAASVTGAVRHRTDIGTRKVLERRMQHMREIR from the coding sequence ATGGATATGAAGATTCTTGTTGTGGGTGGAGGGGGCAGAGAGCACGCTCTCACTGAGGCACTCTCCCGCAGCAGTGGTGTTACAATCTGTTCTGTGATGTCCCGGAAAAATCCGGGCATAGCTGCACTCTCTGAAGATATTTTTCTCTGCAGTGAGACCGATATCCCATCGGTCGTCGCTTTCGCAAGGGAATGTGGCGTTCGTTATGCGGTCGTCGGGCCCGAAGCCCCCCTTGAGGCGGGTCTTGCGGATGCCCTTGCATCCGAGGGTATCGCCTGTGTCGGTCCTGCCAGGGGGGCGGCCCGTATCGAGACCGACAAAGAGTTCTGCCGGAACCTGATGAAGAAGCATGATATCCCCGGATGTCCGGCATTTGCCGCGTTCCATGATGTCGATGCCGCCTGTGCCTATCTCGAAGAGTCCGGACGGGAGTTTGCCATCAAGCCGATCGGCCTGACCGGCGGCAAAGGTGTTAAGATCATGGGTGAGCACGTGGATGTCGAAGGCGCAAAGGAGTACATCCGTGAGATCGGCGGCGAGGTGGTCCTTGAGGAACGCCTCATCGGTGAGGAGTTTACACTGATGACCTTCGTCGACGGCGAACATGTGGTGCCCATGCCCCTCGTCCAGGATCACAAACGCGCGTATGAGGGCGATGAAGGGCCCAATACCGGCGGGATGGGATCATACTCCATGCCGGATCACATGCTGCCCTTTGTGACGGAGGATGATTACGCAGAGGCGGTTGCTATCATGGAAGGGGTGCTTGCTGCCATGCGGACGGAGGGGCTCGTCTATAAGGGCTTTTTATACGGTCAGTTCATGGTCACCGCGAACGGCCCCATGGTCATCGAATTCAATGCACGCTTCGGAGATCCCGAGGCCATGAATCTTCTCACCCTCCTCTCGTCGGACTTCGGTGTGATCGTCAGGAAGATTGCGGAGGGCACGCTTGCAGCGGAGGATGTCTCCTTCCTGCACAAGGCGTCTGTCTGCAAATATCTCGTTCCCGAAGGTTATCCCGGGAATCCGCAGAAAGGAGAGAGGATCGACGTCGGCAACTACGGGGATGCGGTCCTCTACTATGCAAATGTCACGGAGGAGAATGGTGCCCTCTATACGCAGACCTCGCGGACCCTTGCCTTCGTTGGTCTTGGCGACACCCTTGAAGAGGCCGAGGAGAAGGCCGAACGGGCAGCCGCATCTGTCACCGGTGCAGTCAGGCACCGCACCGACATCGGCACCCGGAAGGTGCTCGAGCGCCGCATGCAGCACATGAGGGAGATCCGATGA
- the pyrE gene encoding orotate phosphoribosyltransferase, translated as MVTSIQELLIESGAIRFGDFTLASGAKSTYYVDIKTAATDPGLLGAIGAAIADAAVFEVVAGVAVGAVPIAVATALSSGKPYAVIRKAGKGYGLSEMIIGDVSGKKVLLVEDVTTSGGSVLYGIETLRKAGATVVGVVTVVDREQGAKAALKDVGVPLIPLVRISEILD; from the coding sequence ATGGTAACCAGCATACAGGAGCTTCTCATTGAGTCAGGAGCCATCCGGTTCGGCGACTTTACGCTCGCCTCTGGTGCGAAAAGCACCTACTATGTGGATATTAAGACGGCAGCGACCGACCCGGGTCTCCTCGGGGCAATCGGTGCTGCCATCGCAGACGCGGCCGTATTTGAGGTGGTGGCAGGCGTCGCGGTCGGCGCGGTGCCGATCGCGGTTGCGACCGCCCTCTCCTCGGGGAAACCCTATGCGGTGATACGCAAGGCCGGGAAGGGGTACGGCCTTTCGGAGATGATCATCGGCGATGTCTCCGGGAAGAAGGTACTTCTGGTCGAGGACGTGACCACATCCGGTGGAAGCGTCCTCTATGGGATAGAGACGCTCCGGAAGGCGGGAGCTACCGTCGTCGGCGTGGTCACGGTGGTGGACCGCGAACAGGGTGCGAAGGCTGCCCTGAAGGATGTGGGCGTCCCCCTGATACCCCTTGTCAGAATATCAGAGATACTTGACTGA
- a CDS encoding CDP-2,3-bis-(O-geranylgeranyl)-sn-glycerol synthase, whose protein sequence is MIPAYLPNSSAAVFGGGRPIDGGRFWSDGRRIFGDGKTWRGLIGGTAAGIVCGFVQIGLESVFGWQYLTPLAVILLAAGALLGDLGKSFFKRRLNKKRGEKWPIADQYDLVAGAFVLLLIFDADWVFATITPLIALWILILTPLLHRGVNIIGYLIGVKDVPW, encoded by the coding sequence ATGATTCCGGCATATCTTCCCAACTCATCGGCGGCGGTCTTCGGGGGCGGACGCCCGATCGACGGTGGGAGATTCTGGAGTGACGGCCGGCGGATCTTTGGGGATGGGAAGACATGGCGGGGCCTTATCGGTGGTACGGCCGCAGGCATTGTATGTGGATTTGTCCAGATAGGTCTTGAATCCGTTTTCGGGTGGCAGTACCTGACCCCTCTTGCGGTGATCCTCCTTGCGGCGGGTGCCCTTCTCGGTGACCTTGGAAAGAGTTTTTTCAAACGGCGCCTGAACAAGAAACGTGGTGAGAAGTGGCCCATCGCCGATCAGTATGATCTCGTCGCCGGAGCATTCGTTCTTCTCCTCATCTTCGATGCGGACTGGGTCTTTGCGACGATCACTCCACTCATCGCTCTGTGGATACTCATCCTTACGCCTTTACTTCATCGGGGCGTAAATATTATCGGATATCTGATCGGAGTCAAGGATGTACCATGGTAA
- the tes gene encoding tetraether lipid synthase Tes, protein MILKQTNGLCPVCGRVLPADIIEDNGQIYINRTCPEHGAFSHLYWSDAEMYNKFDLFESIGHGIENPQFEAADGCPHDCGLCSNHKSGTLLANIDLTNRCNLACDFCFANARACGYVYEPSFDEIVGMLQLLRDQKPVPAPAVQFSGGEPTMREDLFDIIRKARSMGFSQIQIATNGIKLAQDPEYAREMEAAGITTVYLHFDGVTRETNHLIKISRKALENCRKVKLGIVLVPTVINGRNDHEVGDIIRFAVENVDVVRGVNFQPVAFTGAADDENLERERVTIPDLMARIEDQTDGILKKEYFYPVPCVIPFSDLVETYTGEPQVRFTTHQHCGAATYGFVTDEGLIPINEMVDVDGFFHAINQMKDKLNQDNGSINKYVTLMEGINEMRTSLKNDRMSSTTLFWKIIAQTLVKHDFTALRDFHWNALFIGTMHFMDNFNYDTARVQRCCIHYATPDGKLIPFCTYNSGPVYREKVWKDYSQPIVQKDPIVDPDTIE, encoded by the coding sequence ATGATACTAAAGCAAACAAATGGCCTGTGCCCGGTCTGCGGCAGAGTCCTTCCTGCCGATATAATAGAAGATAATGGGCAGATCTATATCAATCGTACATGTCCTGAACATGGGGCGTTCAGCCATCTCTACTGGTCCGATGCGGAGATGTACAATAAATTCGATCTCTTCGAAAGTATCGGGCACGGGATCGAGAACCCTCAGTTCGAAGCAGCTGACGGATGTCCGCACGACTGCGGACTGTGCAGCAATCACAAATCCGGAACACTCCTTGCAAATATCGATCTAACCAACCGTTGCAATCTCGCATGCGATTTCTGTTTCGCAAACGCCCGTGCCTGCGGATATGTCTATGAGCCGTCCTTTGATGAGATCGTCGGCATGCTCCAGCTCCTCCGGGACCAGAAACCGGTTCCGGCCCCGGCCGTCCAGTTTTCCGGCGGAGAACCAACAATGCGGGAGGATCTCTTCGACATCATCCGCAAAGCCAGATCGATGGGATTTTCCCAGATCCAGATTGCAACGAACGGTATCAAACTGGCACAGGATCCCGAGTATGCACGGGAGATGGAAGCTGCAGGAATCACTACCGTCTACCTCCACTTTGACGGGGTCACCCGGGAGACGAACCATCTCATTAAGATCAGCAGAAAGGCTCTGGAGAACTGCCGCAAGGTAAAGCTCGGCATTGTCCTCGTCCCTACCGTTATTAACGGGCGCAATGACCATGAAGTGGGAGATATCATCCGGTTTGCCGTGGAGAATGTCGATGTGGTCCGCGGGGTGAATTTCCAGCCGGTGGCCTTTACCGGTGCGGCGGACGATGAAAATCTCGAACGTGAACGGGTCACCATCCCTGATCTTATGGCACGCATCGAAGACCAGACCGATGGCATCCTGAAGAAGGAATATTTCTATCCGGTCCCATGTGTCATCCCGTTCTCTGACCTGGTCGAGACCTACACCGGCGAACCGCAGGTACGATTCACCACTCACCAACACTGCGGTGCGGCAACCTATGGATTCGTGACCGATGAGGGACTCATCCCCATCAATGAGATGGTTGACGTGGATGGATTCTTCCATGCCATCAACCAGATGAAGGACAAACTGAACCAGGACAACGGCTCGATCAACAAATACGTGACACTCATGGAAGGGATAAATGAGATGCGCACGTCCCTGAAGAACGACAGGATGAGCAGCACCACACTCTTCTGGAAGATCATCGCCCAGACCCTGGTGAAGCATGACTTCACCGCCCTTCGGGACTTCCACTGGAATGCACTCTTCATCGGGACCATGCACTTCATGGACAACTTCAACTACGACACCGCACGCGTCCAGCGCTGTTGCATCCACTACGCAACCCCGGACGGGAAACTCATCCCGTTCTGCACCTACAATTCAGGCCCTGTCTACCGGGAGAAGGTCTGGAAGGACTACTCACAACCCATTGTCCAGAAAGACCCGATCGTCGATCCCGACACCATAGAATAA
- a CDS encoding ATP-grasp domain-containing protein, translating into MIRIVRKPTDTPGDDSTGMVIAALEERNADFGELDLNTVDPFSHEIAGDIIWVCGIRQDLVQFEVISALALTNRVVNNPSAIAACASKAQTTARMMQMKVPTPDTIFTASLDDAAAFLGKHGTAVYKPLYGYDGNGIFPFTDVSELGEAPYYLQQYIHNDRDYRVFVIDGTAVGAIMRTSDSFAHNIHQGGCGIALETIPEGMAKIASAAARAMDIDYCGVDLLDHNGSYTVLEVNGTPNWHCMTAPIPELLADYLIRENEKMNR; encoded by the coding sequence ATGATACGGATTGTCAGAAAACCAACGGATACACCGGGAGACGATTCGACCGGGATGGTTATCGCCGCACTTGAAGAGAGAAATGCAGATTTTGGTGAGCTCGACCTGAATACCGTCGACCCGTTCTCCCACGAGATCGCCGGGGATATCATCTGGGTCTGCGGCATCCGGCAGGATCTCGTCCAGTTCGAGGTGATAAGCGCCCTTGCTCTCACAAACCGGGTCGTCAACAATCCCTCCGCCATCGCAGCATGCGCGAGCAAGGCCCAGACAACGGCCCGCATGATGCAGATGAAGGTCCCCACGCCCGACACCATTTTTACCGCCTCCCTCGACGATGCGGCGGCATTTCTGGGGAAGCACGGGACGGCGGTCTATAAGCCTCTCTACGGGTATGACGGGAACGGGATCTTCCCGTTCACCGATGTGAGCGAACTCGGCGAAGCCCCGTACTATCTCCAGCAATATATTCACAACGACCGCGATTACCGGGTTTTTGTCATCGACGGAACCGCAGTTGGTGCGATTATGCGGACTTCGGACTCATTCGCCCATAATATCCACCAGGGCGGTTGCGGCATCGCCCTTGAGACCATACCGGAAGGGATGGCAAAGATCGCATCAGCGGCCGCACGCGCCATGGACATTGACTACTGCGGTGTCGACCTTCTCGACCACAACGGGTCATACACCGTACTCGAGGTCAACGGAACCCCCAACTGGCACTGCATGACCGCACCCATCCCGGAGCTTCTGGCAGACTACCTGATCCGGGAAAATGAGAAAATGAATCGATAA
- a CDS encoding UPF0058 family protein, whose translation MHKEELIKLHKIMAEIKDSFEAANPEYDFSDYYALKIDPSQVHKSKMEHKHAIFVLGRDIAEIMAESEPSASKRISARMDELARKTQKEIDYLS comes from the coding sequence GTGCATAAAGAAGAACTGATAAAGCTTCACAAGATCATGGCGGAGATCAAGGACAGTTTTGAGGCAGCAAATCCGGAGTACGATTTTTCCGATTACTATGCCCTGAAGATTGATCCCAGCCAGGTGCATAAGAGCAAGATGGAGCACAAACACGCCATCTTTGTGCTCGGCAGGGACATCGCAGAGATTATGGCTGAATCCGAGCCGTCTGCATCCAAGCGTATCTCCGCGAGGATGGATGAGCTTGCCCGGAAGACGCAGAAAGAAATTGATTATTTATCCTGA
- the dnaG gene encoding DNA primase DnaG — MHLQDTTKYLIHIKIDIEGVVEKSDVIGAIFGQTEGLLGDELDLRDLQRSGRIGRIDVRIEARKGLTKGDIHIASSLDKAETAILAASLETIERVGPCTAFFVAERIEDIRVTKRQNILERAKELLIESFDEGTIDTADILDAVRECSRIEKVVEIGEERLPAGPNVMDSDAILVVEGRADVINLLRYGIKNAIAVEGTHIPPTIVDLCKRKTTTAFFDGDRGGDLILQELVQITDVDYVAIAPRGLSVEDMSRKEIVKPLRNKVPIEFILDAKGAINEEVYHQRLSESEQAARQTAVERAGSAPREEKPGSIGWHMAQVRGQRIVRFLDAECVQIDETDAALAEDAMKATGGDIRGIVIDRPVDQKFLDQAVAENIAFIAAPEFTNIVKKPVSISLLKFG, encoded by the coding sequence ATGCACTTACAGGATACCACGAAGTATCTCATTCACATAAAAATCGATATAGAGGGGGTGGTGGAGAAGTCTGATGTGATCGGCGCCATATTCGGCCAGACGGAAGGTCTTCTGGGCGATGAACTGGACCTGCGGGATCTGCAGAGGTCCGGGAGGATAGGTCGGATTGATGTCCGCATCGAAGCGCGAAAGGGCCTTACCAAGGGCGACATTCACATCGCATCGTCCCTCGACAAGGCGGAAACAGCCATCCTTGCCGCATCTCTTGAGACGATCGAACGTGTCGGGCCGTGTACCGCCTTCTTCGTTGCCGAACGTATCGAGGATATCAGGGTCACCAAACGGCAGAACATCCTGGAGCGGGCCAAGGAACTCCTCATCGAGTCCTTCGATGAAGGAACGATCGACACAGCGGACATCCTCGATGCGGTGCGGGAATGCTCGCGCATCGAAAAAGTCGTGGAAATCGGCGAAGAGCGGCTCCCTGCAGGGCCGAATGTGATGGATTCGGATGCGATCCTCGTCGTCGAGGGCAGGGCGGATGTGATCAACCTCCTTCGGTACGGCATCAAAAACGCGATTGCGGTGGAAGGCACCCACATCCCACCGACGATCGTCGATCTCTGCAAGAGAAAGACGACGACTGCGTTCTTCGACGGGGACCGCGGGGGGGATCTCATTCTCCAGGAACTCGTGCAGATTACCGATGTCGACTATGTCGCCATCGCTCCCCGCGGGCTCTCCGTGGAGGATATGTCCCGAAAGGAGATCGTAAAACCGCTGCGCAACAAGGTGCCCATCGAGTTTATCCTTGATGCGAAGGGGGCCATCAATGAGGAGGTCTATCACCAGCGCCTGAGCGAGTCCGAACAGGCGGCACGGCAGACCGCCGTCGAACGGGCGGGTTCGGCCCCACGCGAGGAGAAACCCGGTTCGATTGGCTGGCATATGGCACAGGTCCGTGGACAGCGGATCGTGCGGTTCCTCGATGCCGAGTGCGTGCAGATCGATGAAACCGACGCAGCGCTGGCCGAGGATGCCATGAAGGCGACAGGCGGCGATATCCGCGGGATTGTCATCGACCGGCCCGTGGACCAGAAGTTCCTCGATCAGGCAGTCGCCGAAAACATCGCCTTCATCGCCGCCCCGGAGTTCACGAACATCGTCAAAAAACCGGTCTCCATCAGCCTGTTAAAATTCGGCTGA